The following proteins are co-located in the Anomalospiza imberbis isolate Cuckoo-Finch-1a 21T00152 chromosome 1, ASM3175350v1, whole genome shotgun sequence genome:
- the NPBWR1 gene encoding LOW QUALITY PROTEIN: neuropeptides B/W receptor type 1 (The sequence of the model RefSeq protein was modified relative to this genomic sequence to represent the inferred CDS: inserted 3 bases in 3 codons), whose translation MENSSLPEINSSCADCSGRGHGSLNMSTTPVSPGYYIPVPVIYSVICAMGLTGNTAVIHVILKAPKMKTVINIFILNLAIADELFTLVLPINIADYLLLQWPFRELMCKLVISVDHYNIFYSIYFLAVMSIDCYLVVAATTKSRKVSYHTXQAAKIVSLCVWSFVTVIILPFAIFAKIHKEQRHSHCVLMSPHPKSMWWKGNQIYTLILGFVIPVSTICTLYTTMLCRLRYVQLHCNAKSLDKXKKKVTLMVVPILSVCLFCWTPFHLSTMVAFIMNIPQTPLVIGISYFITSLSYANSCFNPLLCAFLDESFQRSFXQMIDCRTTS comes from the exons ATGGAGAACTCCTCCCTTCCTGAAATCAATTCCTCATGTGCAGACTGCTCTGGAAGAGGACATGGGAGTCTGAATATGTCCACTACTCCAGTAAGCCCCGGGTACTACATCCCAGTGCCTGTCATCTACTCAGTCATCTGTGCCATGGGACTGACAGGCAACACTGCTGTCATTCATGTAATCCTCAAAGCACCAAAGATGAAAACAGTAATCAACATCTTCATCCTCAACCTGGCCATTGCTGATGAGCTCTTTACCTTGGTGCTGCCCATCAACATTGCTGACTACCTGCTCCTGCAGTGGCCCTTCAGAGAGCTCATGTGCAAGCTCGTCATCTCCGTAGACCACTACAACATTTTCTACAGCATCTACTTCCTCGCTGTCATGAGCATTGACTGCTACCTCGTCGTGGCGGCCACCACCAAGTCCAGGAAGGTGTCCTACCACA GCCAAGCAGCCAAGATTGTGAGCCTCTGTGTCTGGTCCTTTGTCACTGTCATCATCCTGCCCTTCGCTATCTTTGCTAAGATACACAAGGAGCAGAGGCACTCCCACTGCGTCTTAATGTCCCCCCACCCCAAGAGCATGTGGTGGAAAGGCAATCAGATCTACACCCTTATTTTAGGTTTTGTCATCCCAGTGTCCACCATCTGTACCCTGTACACCACCATGCTGTGCAGACTGAGATATGTGCAGCTCCACTGCAATGCAAAATCTCTggaca gcaaaaaaaaggtGACACTGATGGTGGTTCCTATCCTGAGTGTGTGCCTGTTCTGCTGGACACCCTTTCACCTTAGTACGATGGTGGCCTTCATCATGAACATCCCACAAACTCCACTCGTCATTGGGATTTCCTATTTCATCACCAGCCTAAGCTATGCCAACAGCTGCTTCAACCCTCTCCTGTGTGCCTTTCTGGATGAAAGCTTCCAGAGGAGCT CACAGATGATAGATTGCAGAACCACCTCATAA